One genomic window of Dunckerocampus dactyliophorus isolate RoL2022-P2 chromosome 7, RoL_Ddac_1.1, whole genome shotgun sequence includes the following:
- the nt5c3a gene encoding cytosolic 5'-nucleotidase 3 isoform X1 encodes MPQFEKKTVHMRDPERVEQIICGLIKGGASKLQIITDFDMTLSKFAVNGKRCPSCHNIIDNCSLVSDDCREKLLQLKNKYYPIEIDPHLTMEEKYPFMVEWYFKSHALLVEQRIEKDKLSQVVRDSDAALREGFEQFFDRLHQHNVPVFIFSAGLGDVLEEIIRQAGVYHPNIKVVSNFMDFDDNGVLRGFKGELIHVYNKHDGALRNSEYFKQLRDNCNIILMGDSLGDLSMADGVPNVENILKVGFLNDKVEERLDKYLDSYDIVLVKDETLEVPNAILQKVL; translated from the exons ATGCCCCAGTTTGAGAAGAAGACGGTTCACATGAGAGACCCCGAGAGGGTGGAGCAGATCATCTGTGGCCTCATCAAGGGAGGAGCCTCCAAACTTCAG ATCATCACCGACTTTGACATGACGTTAAGCAAGTTTGCAGTCAACGGGAAACGTTGTCCGTCGTGCCACA ACATCATCGACAACTGCAGTCTGGTGTCAGACGACTGTCGAGAGAAGCTGCTGCAGCTCAAGAACAAATACTACCCCATCGAGATCGACCCTCATCTCACCATGGAGGAGAAGTACCCCTTCATGGTAGAATG gTATTTCAAGTCACACGCACTTCTGGTGGAGCAGAGGATAGAGAAGGACAAACTCTCACAGGTGGTGCGAGATTCTGACGCTGCACTCAG GGAAGGCTTTGAACAGTTCTTTGACCGCCTGCACCAGCACAACGTCCCCGTCTTCATCTTCTCCGCCGGCCTGGGCGACGTCCTGGAGGAGATCATCCGTCAGGCGGGAGTCTACCACCCCAACATCAAGGTGGTGTCCAACTTCATGGACTTTGATGATAAT GGTGTGCTGCGGGGCTTCAAAGGCGAACTCATCCACGTGTACAACAAACACGACGGTGCCCTGCGGAACTCCGAGTACTTCAAGCAGCTGAGGGACAACTGCAACATCATCCTAATGGGCGACTCACTGGGTGACCTCAGCATGGCCGATGGAGTGCCCAATGTGGAGAACATCCTCAAGGTCGGCTTTCTCAACGACAAG GTGGAGGAGCGGCTGGACAAATATTTGGACTCTTATGACATCGTCCTAGTGAAGGACGAGACTCTGGAAGTGCCCAACGCCATCCTCCAGAAGGTTCTATAA